The Candidatus Mesenet endosymbiont of Agriotes lineatus region GTGAAGACAATCAAAGTGCACAATCTGGTGAAACAATGTATGTGGACTTATCAAGAATGGGTTTTGTTATCAACGGCAAATCGATAAATCAGAATCTGCTTTCTATATTATGCGAAGGAGCTAAAACTAATCGTCTTGATTATGAAAAGATAGCAAGTAGCAGCGTAGATGAAATAAAGTTTTTTTGTATAGGTTTTAATAACAAGAAATTAATCTCAGATGATCAAGAGAAAAATTATATTTTATTTCTTCAGGAAGCTTATAAAGCAATGTTTGAACATGTTAAAGTAGAAGTGCCAAATGAATCTATCATAAAAGAGTTAATTATTAACTGCAATCAGGCTGGATATGACGCTCTATTACATACTGATGTATTTATCAAAACTGCACAGCATAATTTTATGGCACTCAGCCCTAAAAAAACAACATATATTGATTATATAAATCATGACTGTGTAAAAATTAGGTCTAATATGGTGACACCATTAGGTAGCCTAGATGGTACAGAAAGTAAACAAATATTGTTAAATAGTTCATTAGAATTTAAACTTCAGTCTCAAGGGGATAAAGTAAAATATACGAATGGCAAGCTATCTCTCACTCTTCCTAAGGAGTTAGCACAAGATAAGGATCTACTTTCTAGGATTATTGAGTGGTTTAAAGAGCTATTTGGCATAGAAGTGAAAGGATCAGTGATTAAACATAGTTTTGATAATGCAGAGGTTGATAAACCACAAGCGAAGATGGAAAAAGTAGAAGTAGAATCTTCGTCTAGTTTATCAAACAAAAGAATAAAGCCCTAGTTAGTCTTCAGTCAAGATGGTTTTTATGGAGATTAAAATTATCCTGGAAGTGTTCCCCAAACTGGATCAAACAAGAAAAATATTAACATAAGACATGGAATGAACGAAAAAACAGCAAAGTAGATTATAAAGAGTTAATATATTATCGTCCATTCGAGGTCGCTAACTGGCAAAGGAGGAGCCTCTGATCAATAGAAGCAAGTTTAGAAGGTGAAATAGAAAATAAATGAGAATGAAGAAGTAGAAAAGTTCAAAACACAGATTCATTTGAGCTTGTAATGCCTCGAGATAGAGCCACAGGTAGTCAAAAAAAGACAGACTAATTTACATCCGAAGCAAAAATTCTTAGTATGTTTGCAAAGTTATCAAGTCGATAAGATATCAGCAGCAGCAATATTACATATTACCAATGAGTGGCGCAATTACTTGCCCAATGATTTTTTAAAGTTAAAGTAAGCAAATAATATACTTGGCATAGATCAAAAAAAGAGGTTTTTATCTAGCTGAAAGCGAAGGTTTTAGTTAGGGAATGATCTCAAAGTGTGGAATTTGTGTATTAAAAGCTTTCCTACAGCCATAAACAGTGTATTTCCCAGTGCAGAAGTGCAATTGTATATGAGATAAGGAACTCATTAAAATATGTATCCAGCAAAATGAATGATTTGAAGAAAGGCTTCAAATAGAGAAATAGCTGAATGCTTGAATTAGAAGAAAAATGGGGAATCCTATGGCAAAATAATTGGGAAACTGGCTATTTTAAGTATTCTGATCCGGTTAGGTTTATACTACCAATCCCATAGAAATCAGGAAAAAACCAATTACAAATACCTTGGTGCTATAAAAAAATAGAACAAAATTGGACTATACCAAATTGGGCTTTAATCATCTCTCAACTTGATATTTTCTTTCCTAATAGATTGAAAATTTAGTTGAGTTTTTGACCCAGTTTGGAGAACACTCCTATTGTTTAGTAACATCTTTGGCAATTGTTTTAGCAATAGTTACTTCAGATAATTTATTATTGCTGTTTATTGCTTTATAGTTTCTCTTAGTAGTAAATAATGTTTTTACTATTAAAAAAAGAGCAGCAATGCTAAAAAATAACAACGCTCCCACTGTCACCGCATCATCATTATTTTGATACCTCTTTCCTTCAATATTTTTTACTTTGTTGGCAACATTTTCAGTATTTAATAATACTCTTTGCCTAATATTTCTTGAAACTCTTCTCCCCTCTTTTTCTAATAAGTATGTGGTAGTTGAAGAAATTACTTCTTCAGTATATCCATTTCTTCTATTACTTTCTCTAATTGTATCCATAGTACTCTTTATATCTAAAGGGCTGTCTGCTGTTGACAAATGTGTAGTACTTTCAGCCATTACCTCTATAGTGCTGCTAATGATAGGTTTTTTTGTTATCATTTGTTCTTCCAATAAATTTACGATATTCGTATAATTAGCCCCTCTTTTCATAATATTATCTTTTTCATAATCACGAGCAAGATCTAGTGGAGTCCTACCAAAGCTGTCTCTAATAGTAACAGTTGCGCCTTTTTTCAACAGTAGCCCAACTATATCTTCAGCTCTTTCTCGACCACTAGCAATAACTGTATGTAATGGTGTATCACCATGCTTATCTTGAGTATTAATATTCACTTTACTGTTTATTAATATATCTACTATTTCAAGGTTACCATTATAAGCTGCTTTATGCAATGGAGTCCCACCACTCTCATCTCTAGGATTAAGATATTGTTGTACTATCTTTTCTAGTATAAACTTAGAAATACGTATGTTATCAAAGTGAGTTGCATAATGCAATGGTGTATAACGATAGTCATCTATACTAGATATATCTGCCCCTACCTCAATTAACTTTATGACGGTATTTTCTATCTTTTTAATGGCATTGTGATCATTTCTTTTTTTATTTAAGCTACGAATTACCTCATGCAAAGGAGCTCTACCATATCTATTCTTAGTCTTGATACCAATATCTACGTCTCTCAATAGTTTGACAACTTCCTTACTTCCTGCGTAATGAAACAGCGTATTCCCACAATAGTCTTGAGCATATTTGTGTGCCCCCTTTTTTATTAGCAAATAAACTATGTTTTTGTTACCAACATATGCAGCCAACATTAATGGATTAATGCTAACCTCATTACTACCTCTTTTCTCAGTTGAGACCGAATGATACTCATTATTAGTCGGACAGGATTTATCATCAGGTAGGTCTTTAAAACCAAAAGCATAAAGATCCATATTATAATCAGTGTCTATTATATATCTGACACTTTCAATATTATTTCTTACAATTGAACAGAATAAATGAAAGTTTAAGCATTTTTGCTTTATCTTCTCTTCTTCTGCAAGAGCACATAAACGATTATAATCTAGACATTTTTGATCATCATTTTTGCATGGTTGATACTCTTGAATTTTTTGATCATTTAATTGCATAAATATTCCCCATATCAACTAAAAATAGTATTATCATGATAATAACAAAAAGTACAACAATTTAATTGTTGTTTCTTTAATTAGCTTGTGCAAAAGAGTTTTTGTATTATTTTAGTTAAATTACTTAAAATACAGTGTTTACAAACTGCATATGACATTTTTAGACAAAAGCATTCTTCAGTCTTATTTTAAACTGATGCGCTTGGATAGTTGTTTATCAGTGCTATGGTGTTATTTGTTTCCTGGTCTTAGTGGAATAGCTTTAGCAACAAATAACATTCAACAGATAATTTATTATACTATTTTATTTCTAGTTGGTGCATTTTTAATGAGGCCTGTTGGTTGCACAATAAGTGACATATTTGATAGAAAAATAGATGCTAAGGTTGAAAGGACAAAGAATCGTCCTTTAGCAAAAGGGGTTTTAAGCGTAAAGCAAGCTTTAATTTTGCTTATGTTACTTACACCACTTGCTTTTGTTGTCTTACTTCTTATCAATAAAACAACGATAATTTTAGGTATAATATGTATGCCTATGGTGGTTATTTATCCCTTGCTCAAACGCTACTTTTGGTGGCCACAGTTTTTCTTAGGGCTTACAATAAATTTTGGAGCACTAATGGGCTGGTCTGCAATTAAAAATAACCTGAGTTTACAATCTGTACTTTTATATATAGGTTGTGTATTTTGGACTTTAGGCTATGATACCATATATGCTCATCAGGATAAGGAAGACGACGTAAGAATCGGAGTAGAATCAACTGCTATATATTTTGGTAATAAAACTAGACTATGGCTTAAAAGATTTTATTTAA contains the following coding sequences:
- the ubiA gene encoding 4-hydroxybenzoate octaprenyltransferase produces the protein MTFLDKSILQSYFKLMRLDSCLSVLWCYLFPGLSGIALATNNIQQIIYYTILFLVGAFLMRPVGCTISDIFDRKIDAKVERTKNRPLAKGVLSVKQALILLMLLTPLAFVVLLLINKTTIILGIICMPMVVIYPLLKRYFWWPQFFLGLTINFGALMGWSAIKNNLSLQSVLLYIGCVFWTLGYDTIYAHQDKEDDVRIGVESTAIYFGNKTRLWLKRFYLMSLTMWASMALISQLNMFFYVILVAISIVFYYQCKKSNFDNPINCLHMFKVNSYVGLLLYIGIFLGNILSRI
- a CDS encoding ankyrin repeat domain-containing protein — encoded protein: MQLNDQKIQEYQPCKNDDQKCLDYNRLCALAEEEKIKQKCLNFHLFCSIVRNNIESVRYIIDTDYNMDLYAFGFKDLPDDKSCPTNNEYHSVSTEKRGSNEVSINPLMLAAYVGNKNIVYLLIKKGAHKYAQDYCGNTLFHYAGSKEVVKLLRDVDIGIKTKNRYGRAPLHEVIRSLNKKRNDHNAIKKIENTVIKLIEVGADISSIDDYRYTPLHYATHFDNIRISKFILEKIVQQYLNPRDESGGTPLHKAAYNGNLEIVDILINSKVNINTQDKHGDTPLHTVIASGRERAEDIVGLLLKKGATVTIRDSFGRTPLDLARDYEKDNIMKRGANYTNIVNLLEEQMITKKPIISSTIEVMAESTTHLSTADSPLDIKSTMDTIRESNRRNGYTEEVISSTTTYLLEKEGRRVSRNIRQRVLLNTENVANKVKNIEGKRYQNNDDAVTVGALLFFSIAALFLIVKTLFTTKRNYKAINSNNKLSEVTIAKTIAKDVTKQ